CTCTTTTTCATCAAGAGGTAAAAGTAGTAAACGCAAAAGGCCCGATTTATGACGTTTATCAAGAGTAAGGGCTAATTTATTTCATGAATTATCAGAAATTGGTTTTCGCAGCCAACAAAATTTAAGGCGCATCCTTTGTGCATTCAGCAATTCGGTTATATTTGTCATTCCTAATTCCATACAAACAATCATTTTACGATTCATATGAAAAATAACTCTACACTCATTCATGTTATTTTGGCACTGGCTGTTATTGGCCTCTATGTATTATACTTTACAGGAAATAAAAAAGGCCAGTCAGACCAGGCAACCACTGAAACACAAACGGGAAATGAACCAGTTAAGGTGGCATTTGTAAAACTCGACTCTGTGTTGGTCAACTACGATTTGGCAAAAGAATTAAACGATAACTTCAAGAGTAAGCAGGATGCCTACACAAATGAGTATGGCCAAAAACGAATCAACTTTGAGAAACAGGCCAACGCTTTCCAGGAAAAACTGAAGCGCGGTGGTTTCCTCACTCAGGAACGCGCCATGCAGGAACGCAACCGCCTTATAGGTATGCAGCAGGATATTCAAAAACTGGACAACGATCTTTCCAGCAAATTACAATCCATGCAACAGGAAATCAATCAGCAAATAATTGATAGTATTTCCAACTATGTGAAAATTTACAATGCTGATAAGAAATACGATTTGATTTTCAGCAATGCCAATCTTCTGGAAGGTTCCGATCAGCACAACATCACCCGCGAAGTGATTACTGCGCTGAACAAGCGTTACCACAGTTCGAAAAAGTAAGACCCGATTATACGATATAACTTGAAAGCCCTGCAAAATCAGGGCTTTTTTTAGCATTATGCATAGCTTCGATTCCTATCTGAAAAAAAATGCCGGTTTTCCGCCGTTCATTACCGAAAAGCCGGAAGACCAACTCTCGTGTTGCGTGGTAATTCCTTGCTACCGCGAACCGGAATTGTTCAAAACCCTGGAATCGTTGTTGTCGGCGACACCGCCCTCTCTCCCAACCGAAGTCATTGTGGTGGTTAACTCACCCGAAGCGGCTCCTTCTGATGCCCTTGAAATTAACCAACAAACTATCGCTCAATTTCAATCCTGGAAACAGAGAACTCCTTCCGGGAAGATTAGCTTCAAACTTATTCACATCCCGGAACTCAGGAAAAAATGGGCCGGAGCAGGTTGGGCACGCAAAATTGGCATGGATGAAGCTATTCATCGATTTAACCTTGCGGGGAATGAAAATGGAATCATCGTTTCGCTGGATGCAGATTGTCGCGTATCGCCCAACTATTTTACGGCGATTGAAGAAGCTTTTCAGAGTTGTTCCAAATGCCAGCTCTTCACTGTCGGATTCGAACACGACCTGCAAGAACCCGGTCTGGATTCCGGCCTCCGAGACGGAATTACCCGGTACGAATTGTACATGCGTTACTACCGGCATGCCATGCAACTAACCGGTTATCCAAATGCCATTTATACGGTAGGTTCAGCGTTCGCTGTACGGGCCGGAGCCTGCGTAAAACAAGGCGGCATGAACCGCAAAAAAGCAGGAGAAGACTTTTACTTCCTGCACAAAGTCGTTCAGCTGGGAACGTTCGGGGAAATCAGTGAAGCGCTGGTTTTTCCAGGAATCCGAACCTCCGACCGGGTACCGTTTGGAACCGGACCAAAATTGGCTCAATTCCTTTCCGGGGAAGATTCCATGGAAACGACTTATTCCTTTCGGGCTTTTGAAGAGCTGCAGCCTTTCTTCCGAAAAGTAAATGAACTCTACCACCTGGATCAGCAGCAACTTGCTGGAACAATCGATAGTCTTCCAGCTCCGCTTCGACGGTTTTTGATGCAGTCCGGAGCTACCGATGTGATACTTGAATTGCAGTCCAACTGCTCCGGTGATAGCATTTTTGCCAGACGTTTTTTTCATCGGTTTAACGCCTTCTGGATACTGAAGTATCTGAACTTTGTGCACGAAGAGGATTACAAACCGGAATTGTTGCTGAAAGCCGCCCGGCAACTGTTGCAGGCAAAGGGCATCGAAAGCGCAGCATCCTCCGATTATTCTACACTTCTTCATATTTTCAGAAATATAGATTACTCAAATCATATTTGAACTATCTTTGCACCAGAGAAAAGAGATGTTATGGTTTTAGTAAAGGTAATTTTACTGGCCGTTGCTCTTGTTTCCCTGGCTTTCTTCGGGTTAGCCTTACAAATTGTTCTTAAAAAGAATGGGAAATTTCCGGACACGCATGTCGGACATAACCGCGAAATGAAAAAGCGTGGTATTGTTTGTGCTAAAACATTCGACCGGATAGAGCAGGCAAAAGTAAAGAAGGAACAGAAGCTTAAAAACCTGAAGCTCGCGAAGTAAACGGTATATAGCTTTGAAATAATCACACCGGAGGAATCGGGTGATTATTTTTGACTTCATTTAAGACCTTTTTATCTCTTTTATTATTACTTTTGAAGCACAAAACGTTAATGCTATGTTGAAATTGTTTTTACTTGTTTTGGGCATGATCAGCTTCGTATTTTTTGCTTTGGGATTGCGTTTTCTCAAAACAAAAAAGGAAGTCACCGACCCGACTCTGGCCGACCTGAGAACAGGTACCGGTTGCGGTTGTGGTGGCGGAAGCTGCGGTGTCAGTACCGATTCATCGTGCCATACCGATTTATAATAATCAACGACTTTAATCAGAAAAAGCCGGTCTACTTATCGTAGCGCCGGCTTTTTTATGATCATTAATTTCTTCTGATTAGAAACGCGATTCTACAACGTCCCAATCCAGAACTTTCCAAAATTCTTCGATGTACGCGGGACGAAGGTTTTGCTTATCAAGATAGTAAGCATGTTCCCACACATCGCAAGTTAACAACGGTGTTTTGCCATCGCGCAGCGGGTTGCCAGCATTGGCAGTCTGGACAATTTCCAGCTTGCCATCAGCATTTTTTACTAACCAGGCCCAACCCGATCCGAAAAGTGTAGCGGCAGCGTTGCTAAATTTTTCCTTGAAGTCTTCCAATGAACCAAAATCACGCTCGATAGCCGATTTCAGTGCTCCTTCCGGTGCTGTTTTGGGTGAGCCCGAAAGCTGGAAAAAGTAGAAAGTATGATTCCAAACCTGTGCTCCGTTGTTAAAAATACCGCCCTCGCTCTTCTTAATAATCTCTTCGAGATCGGCATTTTCAAAAGGGCTTCCGGGAACTAATCCGTTCAGTTTGTTTACATACCCCTGGTGATGTTTTCCGTAATGAAATTCAAGGGTTTTCTTACTAATGTGTGGTTCAAGCGCATCGAGTGCGTACGGCAATTTGGGTAATTCGAATGCCATGATAAATTTATTTTAAAGGTTAATGATGATTTTTACTGCAAGAACGAACGAAGATCGAAATTTGTTCGCTCTTTTCATGGTAAACTACCCCTAAAAGCAAAAAAAAGCCGGAGCATCACCTCCGGCTTCTCAAACCAAAAAATCAATTAACCTTTAAAACGTCTATCAACCTCGTCCCAGTTGATAACTTTCCAAAAAGCTTCGATGTATTCGGGACGCTTGTTCTGATACTTCAGATAATAAGCGTGTTCCCATACATCTATACCTAAAATGGGAGTTCCTTTCACATCAGAAACATCCATGAGCGGATTGTCCTGATTCGGTGTGGATTCCACCTTTAGTTCGTTTCCATCCTTCAGTAGCCATGCCCAGCCCGAACCGAAACGTCCGGCTGCTGATTTTGAAAATACATCCTTGAATGCTTCGAGTGAACCGAAAGCAGCGTTAATTGCTTCTGCCAATTCACCTTTAGGCTCTGAACTTCCACCCGGTTGCATTACATCCCAATACAGGTTGTGGTTGTAGAACCCACCTGCGTTGTTACGCACAGCCGCCGGAAATTTTGATACTACCGATAAAACTTCTTCAATGGTTTTACCGTCCAATTCGGTACCTTCAATGGCGTTATTCAACTTACTGGTATACCCTGCATGGTGCTTCGTGTAGTGAATTTCCATGGTGCGGGCATCAATGTATGGCTCAAGAGCCGTATAATCGTATTTAAGTTCTGGTTGAATAAAACTCATATCACTTATGGTTTTTAGTAGTTCAATGTTTTTCAAAAGTAATCTTTATTTGGATTTGTTCCAAATTAAAATAAAAACTTTTTTGTCCTTTTTCTTCAAATTATTTTTGAGGGCTGAATATGAACCATTAAGCATTAAAACCGCAACACCTTGAACCGTAAAATTCTTCACCTCGCCCTCCCCAACATTGTTAGCAACATCACCGTTCCTCTGTTGGGACTGGTTGATATGACCCTGATGGGACACCTCGGATCGGCGGTTTATATCGGCGCCATCTCGCTTGGCGGCGTTATTTTCAACTTTTTGTACTGGATGTTTGCCTTCCTGAGAATGGGAACCAGCGGATTCACGGCTCAGGCAACCGGGCGGAAAGACTGGAAAGAGAGTGAACTGATCCTGGGACGATCTTTTGCTCTGGCGTTGTTTTTCGGCGTTATGCTAATCATTCTTCAAGTCCCAATCGAATGGGTTAGCTTCCGTATCCTGGGAGGAAGCGAAGAAGTCAAGCAATTGGCCAGTCAGTATTTTTATATCCGAATCTGGGCTGCACCCGCTACCATTGGCCTCTATAGCCTGAACGGCTGGTTCATCGGGATGCAGAATGCCAAAGTACCCATGACGGTAGCTATTATTATTAATGTAGCCAACATCATCTTCAGTGTCTTGTTTGTGTTTGCTTTCGGAATGAAGTCCGACGGAGTAGCCCTTGGAACCGTTCTTTCGCAATACATGGGCCTGTTTCTTTCGCTTTGGTTTGCCCGGAAAAAATTCGGTGCCCCGCTATCGCGCCTTTCGAAGAAGCAGGTTCTCGATATAAAAGCATTACGGATTTTCATGCTGGTGAACAGCGATATTTTCATCCGGACGCTTTGCATCATCGGTGTTTTCACCTTCTTCACCTCGAAATCGGCCGGAATGAACAACACGGTTCTGGCTGTCAATTCGCTGTTACTTCAGTTTTTCATGTTCTTCTCCTTTTTCATGGATGGATTTGCTTATGCCGGTGAAGCTCTGGCAGGGAAATACTTTGGAGCCGGAAGTAAAGCCAAACTCAAAAAGGTGACTCAGCTGCTGTTTCTTTGGGGTACTTCCTTGGCGATTGTGTTCTCTCTTATCTACCTCTTTGCCGGCAACCAGATTGTTGCCCTGTTGACCGACCAGGCTTCGCTCAGAGAAGCAGCCAGACCTTTTATCTGGTGGACAGCATTGGTTCCCATCAGCGGATTTGCCGCCTTTATCTGGGACGGCATTTACATTGGGGCTACCGCTTCGAAAGGAATGCGCAATAGTATGTTGGCAGCAACCTTTCTGCTGTTCGTTCCTGGCTTCCTGTTGTTCAAAGATTCCATGAGAAACGACGCCCTGTGGCTGGCGATGATTCTTTTTGTCTTTGGACGCGGGTTATTCCAAACCATCCTGGCAAAAAGGGCAATTTTCAACCGCATAACATAAAAAAGCCCGCCAACCGGCGAGCTTTTGTTTTATCTGCAATTTCTGATTTTCAATAATTGAAACTACTTCCTCCCAGAAATTCGCGCAATACCGAAGTAGGTGGTATTTCCTGCGATGAGATTGGATAAAAGTAGGAAATGAATACCAGCAACCGAACGGCTTCGGCATATTCTGGTGCGTTCTCTGGTACAAGCTCGAGCAGATGTTCTGCATACCGTTTCAAAACACCCAATTCATAAATCAGGGCCGAATTAAACATCACATCGGCATTTTCCTGGTAAGGAAAAATATGTGTATCCTCTCCCCTTCGAACACTCGGCCAGCGTTGAATAGTCGTCCGGGCATCGTAGCCGCGGTATTTACTGTCGCGAATAATGCGCCTCAACAACCGGTTGTCCGTCGTGGGAATATAGGTGTGCTCATCAATCGATATCTGGGTCAGCGCCGAGATGAAAATTTTAAAGGTTCGCCCGCTGTCGATTCCGGGAACCAGCCCCGGATTCAAGCCATGGATGCCTTCGATGATGAGAATGCTGTTCTCCTCCAGTTTCAGCATCTCCCCTTTGAATACCCGCTCCCCGCTATGGAAATCGAACACCGGACGTTCAACGGTTTCGCCGTTCATCAATTTGGTTAGAAACTCATTGAAATACGCAATATCGATGGCTTCCAACGCTTCGAAATCATAATCGCCTGACTCGTCTCTGGGAGTGTGTTCCCTGTCCACAAAGAAGTCATCCAGGGAGATAGAAATCGGGCGCATTCCAACAACAGCCAGTTGAATTCCTAAGCGCTTGCTGAAGGTTGTCTTACCCGAACTCGACGGCCCGGCAATCAGTACCAGATTCACCTTATTGCGGCGGGCATAAATCTGGTTCGCAATCTCTACAATTTTCTTTTCATGAAGCGCCTCCGATATCTTGATGATTTCGCCGGCTCGTTTTTGCCGAACTTTCTCATTCAAACCGGCAATATCTTCTATCCTAAGAATTCCGGCCCACTCCTTGTGCTCGCGAAATATTTCGAAAAGTTTTTCCTGGCGGATTACCGGTTCCAACTCACCCGGGGAATCCGGATTGGGAACCCGCAACAAAAGTCCTTCATAATATTTCTCTAACCCAAAATGCTTCAAATAACCTGTAGAAGGCAATACGTGACCATAGAAAAAGTCACGCCTTTCGGCCAGGCACAAAAGTGGCGCATAGATACGGCCGTACTCTTTGAAGAGTTCCGCTTTGCGGTGCAAACCTTCTTGCTCAAAGATTTTGACAGCCTCTTCGGTCAGTACCCTTTTTCGGGATATCGGTAAATCTTTGTCGATCAACTCATGCATTTCCTCCCGAAGTGTCCACACATCCTGGTCGGTCAGCGGCCTTCCTAAATTCTCTATTTCACAGTAATAGCCTTTCGAAATAGCGTGGTCGATTTTCAATTGCGCCTCAGGCCAGATATTCCGCATTGCCACGTACAAAACAAACGATAGCGACCGAAGATACATTCGCTGCCCATCAGTGTTGCTGTAATCGAAGAATTCTATCTTCTTCGGCTTGACCAACTCAAAATCGAGTGGTTTTACACGGTGGTTCACGTAAGCTCCCAAAATAGGAGACGGTAATGAGACTTCCATACTACCGGCTATTTCGCCGAGTGTGGTTCCCAGTGGGAAGTTGCATAGCTTTCCACTGTTTTCGCATTGCAATTCAATATCTCTTACCATAAAAAAGGCTGTTTTCTAATGAATGGGTGCATCAAGTTAACGCATTTTGTTCAATTGCATTCAAAATGTTCCATGCACTTTTTGGAGGTCATCCTGCCTGTGCTTATTTTCTTTTCAGCTCTTCCTTCAGGAAACGAGCGGTGTAAGAATTCTTGTGTTTAACGACTTGCTCCGGTGTCCCGGCACAAACGACTTTTCCACCAGTTCGTCCGCCTTCCGGCCCAATATCAATGATATGATCGGCCACCTTAATTACATCCATGTTGTGCTCGATAACGATCACCGTATTTCCCCGGTCGACCAGCTTGTTTAAGACATCGAGCAATACCCTGATATCTTCAAAATGAAGACCGGTAGTGGGCTCATCCAGGATATAAATTGTTTTGCCGGTATCGCGTTTGCTGAGCTCTGATGCCAGTTTCACCCGCTGCGATTCACCTCCCGATAAAGTCGTTGATGACTGCCCCAACGTAATGTAACCAAGGCCGACTTCCTGAAGACTTTTCAACTTGATTAAAATCGACGGGATATTCTCGAAGAATTCAACACCCTGATTGATGGTCATATCCAGCACATCGCTGATAGATTTTCCCTTGTGCCGCACTTCCAGCGTTTCGCGATTGTAGCGCCGCCCGTTACATTTATCACAATGCACGTACACATCCGGCAGGAAATTCATCTCGATAACCTTCATACCAGCTCCCTGGCACTCTTCGCAGCGCCCGCCTTTCACGTTAAACGAGAAACGGCCGGGTTTATAGCCACGAACTTTCGATTCCGGCAACATCGCAAAGAGATTACGGATATCGGAAAATACGCCGGTGTAGGTTGCCGGATTGGAACGTGGCGTCCGTCCCAGCGGTGACTGGTCGACCTGGACTACTTTATCGATATGTTCAAGACCTTCAATTTTTTCGTAAGGAAGCGGATCTTTCACCGATTTATAGAAATGCTGACTCAGAATCGGCTGCAGAGTTTCGTTAATGAGCGTTGATTTTCCACTTCCGGAAACGCCTGTAACGCAGATGAATTTTCCTAACGGGAATTCGACATCAACCTTTTTCAGGTTGTTACCGCTCGCTCCTTTGATGCGAAGCACCTCACCGTTTCCTTCTCTCCTCTTTTCCGGGATGGCGATCTTTTTCACTCCGGTCAGGTAAGCTGATGTCAGCGTATCCAGCTTTAACAGCTCTTTCGGATTTCCGGCAGCAACGACTTCACCACCATGCCGACCGGCAAACGGGCCCATGTCTACCAGGTAATCAGACTCCATAATCATGTCGCGGTCGTGCTCTACCACGACCACCGAATTTCCGGTATCCCGAAGTTGCTGCAATGAATTAATAAGACGCAGGTTATCGCGATGGTGCAAGCCGATGCTCGGCTCATCGAGGATATACAGTACATTCACCAGCTGTGAACCAATTTGCGTAGCCAACCGGATGCGCTGCGATTCTCCACCGGAAAGACTCCGCGCCGAACGATCGAGCGAAAGGTATTCCAACCCAACGTCCAAGAGGAATCGTAAGCGATCCCGAATTTCTTTCAATACTTCCGAGCCAATCAGTCGCTGTCGTTCGGTTAACCGCGACTCGATATTTTCGAGGAACATCGAGAGTTCGCCAATGTCCATCTTCGATAGTTCGGCAATATTTTTTTCGTCAATCTTGAAGTGGAGCGCTTCTTTATTCAACCGTTGTCCGTTACAAACCGGACAAACATTGGTTTTATGGAACTGGTCCGCCCACTTTTGCGCCTTTTTCGACGGATTGTCGCTTTTCTGATTGACGATATATTTCACCACTCCTTCGTAGCTCATCATGTAATTGACGGAGCTTCCCAACGGCGTATTTTTTAACTGAATCCGTTCACTTGTGCCAAAAAGAATGGCATCGATAGCTTCTTCCGGGTACTTACTCAAGGGAGTTTTTAACGTCACTCCGTATTTCTCAGCCAACGCTTCGATTTGCCAAAATATCAGCGAGTTTTTATAGGAGCCCAACGGAGCAATTCCGCCTTTGGCAATACTTATTGACGGATCGGGAATAATCTTGTCAATATCGATTTCGGTCACTTCTCCCAGTCCGTTGCACTTCGGACAAGCTCCCTGCGGCGAGTTAAATGAGAAGCTGTGCGGCGCCGGTTCGTTGTACGAAATTCCGGTCGTCGGACACATCAGGTGACGGGAATAATACTTGGCTTCATCACTTCCTTTTTCCTGAATCATGATGATTCCGCTTCCGTGTTTCATGGCTGTTTCCACCGAATCGCGCAAGCGCTTTCTGTCAGCCGAATCCACCACCAGCTTGTCGATGACAATTTCAATGTGGTGATTCTTGTAACGATCGACTTTCAGACCATGCGTCATTTCGCGCACCTCACCATCGACTCGGGCGTACAGAAATCCCTTGCGGCGAATTTGCTCGAACAATTCACGGTAGTGCCCCTTACGCCCTTTTACTACCGGAGCCAGAATAATGGTTGGTTTGCCGTCGAAACGCTCCAGAATCAAATTGATGATCTGCTCGTCGGTGTACTTCACCATTTTCTCGCCGGTGTTGTAGGAATAAGCGATACCGGCACGGGCATACAGCAACCGGAGAAAGTCATAAATTTCAGTGACCGTTCCTACTGTAGACCGCGGATTTTTATTCGTTGTTTTCTGTTCGATGGAAATCACCGGGCTTAAGCCACTGATTTCGTCCACATCGGGGCGTTCCATGTTGCCCAGAAATGAACGGGCATACGCCGAGAAAGTCTCGATGTAGCGTCGTTGTCCTTCTGCGTAAATGGTATCGAATGCCAGTGACGATTTTCCACTTCCCGATAGGCCGGAAATCACCGTCAGTTTGTTGCGTGGTATCTCAACATCAATGTTGCGGAGGTTGTGCACACGTGCGCCTCTCACAACAATTTTATCTTCTTTGTTCATTCAATCTACTTATTCGTCCTGGTCGGAAATAGAATCCTGCTCTGCCTTATTCACTTCCTTGTCCCAATGAAAAGTGCGGTAACCTTCTTCAGGTAACCTGATGACGTAAGTCTTTCCTGACGGATTGGACAAAGTTGTTTCCCTCAACCAGGGATTGAAATATTTCAATATTTTATAATTCACACCATGCTCCCGGGCAAAATCGGCAAAATCATCTACCGGCCCGTCGATTGTTATGTTATAGGTCGGAATGATCGGATAGATTTCGTCCTTCGGGACTTTAAATCCATAGTTCTCCGGATCGCTCAGAATCAATTTCAACGCCAGTATGCGATAAACATACCGCCCGGTTTCTTCACCTAATAACAAATCGTAATAATTGTGGTTCTTCTGACGAACAATTTGCCGCGCCACACCGGTACGGCCAGCATTGTAAGCCGCTGCCACCATGGTCCAACTACCATATTTCTCGTAATTGTGCTTCAGGTATTTGCAAGCGGCCTGCGTGGCTTTCACCAGATTGTACCGTTCGTCCACCTCATTATTCACCTCCAAACCATAATCGCGGGCGGTCGGTTTCATAAACTGCCAAATGCCCACAGCACCCGCCGGACTCACTGCCCGGTCGAAAAAACTGCTTTCGGCCAAAGCCAGATATTTAAAGTCATCGGGAACGCCCTGTTCCTTCAGAATGGGCTCAATCACGTGAAAATAGCGTGGTGCCTTCTTGATAAAAAGTAATGTTTGAGAATGAAAATAGGTATTCACCAACATCTCCCGATCGAGTGCTTCCTTCACATCAAAATCCTGTAAAGGAACCGGTTCGCCGGCAAAGTTAAGCGTATCGGGTAACTCAGGCGGACTGAAATAAACCTTTCCTGTATTGTCATTCAATGAATATGGCGATTTGGTATTGTCATCACTGGTACTGTTGAAAAACAATCCTCCGATGATAACTCCAATGGCAATTACCGATAAAAAAATGGAAATGCTGTTCAGACTCCCCCTCTCGCGTGATAAATTCCTCTCCTTCAATTTTCCAGGGTTTTAAATTCGAGTTTCAAAGATAACCTTTTTGAAAACCGATTCAAACCCCAAAAGCAGGCAGAATTTTAATTAAACGCATAGGTCAATCCCGTGTAAATACCCAACTGGTACGGACGGTAATTGATTTCACTGCTGGTACTAATGGAATTGAGATAATATTTTATCCTTGGTTCCAGTGTCACGGTCACCCGCTTACTCAACTCATATCCCAACCCGAGGCCAACGGTTCCGGCATAAACCAGATCGCGCAGTTGACTGGTTTCACCGCTTTGCGTCTTCACTCCGCTTTCGTAAAGAGAAGCTTTGTTGCCGACCAAAATGTTGGTGCTCATTCCTCCGGTTAAATCGACATTCACTTTGCGGTCGATGAGATGGTAGGCTACCAAAACCGGAACCTCGATATACTCCAGGTTCTGCTTCAAATCGGCATTGCTGGCATAGGCAGTAGTACTAGTGCTCATACCATTAGACGAACTCACAGCTAAATATGCTCCGTCCTTTATTGACGACGGCGGTTTCCGGAAGTTAACCATCCCAACTTCGGTATTAGCTGCATAGGCTGTCGAGTTGGAATTAACTCCGTAGTCAGTTCTGACGTTCGCAAATTCCGGATTATTGTCGCCAAAAACGGGAACCCGGCTGGTGTTATGCCTGATCTTTGAGTACACGATACCCGATCTGACTGATAACCGCTTGTTGAGTTTATAACCAAACATCACTCCGCCTGAAAATGTGGGTTCTGTGGAAGTAGAGGACTGAGAGACACTTGAAAACGCATTGGCTGCTGCATACAAATCGCCATGACCTCCTGATGACGACTGTCCTGAAAAAAGAGGAGATGCTTCTGCTGCCAATCTCCATCGATTGATCGGTTTATTCTCTTTTTCGTCCTGGTACTTCTGAATGTTGTCAGCAATGATGCTCTGATCATTCAACTTCTGCTTTAAAACTGCCAGTTGCGAATCGTTATCATTGTCCAGCCCCAAATGCTTTGACAGGAATTGAATCCAGCTTTCATTTCGACCTGACAATGCGGAGTTACTACCAGAAGGAACAGACGGTATGCGGGCGTTGATTTCCGACATGGTCTCATCCTGCTTTCTTTCGGCCATAGCCAAAACAGCCGCTTCGTTTATCTGTACAGTATGATTGCTTCCGTTACCGGGACCTCCGATCATTTTCACCGGCATCACAGAAGCCGAAAGTGTAGACATTTTGACCGGTACTACCGTTTGGGTTGTACCAGTTGTAGTTTTTTCACCGGCAACGTTGGTCGGTTGGGGCGTAACCGTTTTTTGCGGCACTACAGCCACTTCGTTTGCCGCTTGCTCCTGGTGTGGTTGGGTTACAACCCATCCGGCGATAAACGCCAAAACCACCGCAGCTGCAATCGACAATCCCTTTATCAAAGCCAGCCTATACGCTTTCTTCCGCTTGTCCAGCGAATCTTCGATATTTTTCCAGACATACATAGGAGGAGTTTCTTCAAATCCCTCCAGCCTGTCCCGGAAAAGCTGGTCAATATCGTGTTTTTCAGCTAACATATTGTATTGTTGACTTTGCTCCTTTCAACACCAAATTTTTCATATACTTTCTTCTGTAATATCACCCGTGCCCTCGACAGGTTCGACTTGGAAGTTCCTTCTGAAATCCCCATCATTTCCCCGATTTCCTTGTGAGAAAATCCTTCAATCGCATACAGGTTGAACACCATACGATAACGGGCCGGCAGTTCCTGCACCAGCTTGAGCAATTCATTGGCATTAATCTGCGCCAACAAATCTTCACTCAGTTGTTTCCCCTCATATA
This Prolixibacter sp. NT017 DNA region includes the following protein-coding sequences:
- a CDS encoding glycosyltransferase family 2 protein; this encodes MHSFDSYLKKNAGFPPFITEKPEDQLSCCVVIPCYREPELFKTLESLLSATPPSLPTEVIVVVNSPEAAPSDALEINQQTIAQFQSWKQRTPSGKISFKLIHIPELRKKWAGAGWARKIGMDEAIHRFNLAGNENGIIVSLDADCRVSPNYFTAIEEAFQSCSKCQLFTVGFEHDLQEPGLDSGLRDGITRYELYMRYYRHAMQLTGYPNAIYTVGSAFAVRAGACVKQGGMNRKKAGEDFYFLHKVVQLGTFGEISEALVFPGIRTSDRVPFGTGPKLAQFLSGEDSMETTYSFRAFEELQPFFRKVNELYHLDQQQLAGTIDSLPAPLRRFLMQSGATDVILELQSNCSGDSIFARRFFHRFNAFWILKYLNFVHEEDYKPELLLKAARQLLQAKGIESAASSDYSTLLHIFRNIDYSNHI
- a CDS encoding superoxide dismutase, whose protein sequence is MSFIQPELKYDYTALEPYIDARTMEIHYTKHHAGYTSKLNNAIEGTELDGKTIEEVLSVVSKFPAAVRNNAGGFYNHNLYWDVMQPGGSSEPKGELAEAINAAFGSLEAFKDVFSKSAAGRFGSGWAWLLKDGNELKVESTPNQDNPLMDVSDVKGTPILGIDVWEHAYYLKYQNKRPEYIEAFWKVINWDEVDRRFKG
- a CDS encoding nucleoside kinase, whose amino-acid sequence is MVRDIELQCENSGKLCNFPLGTTLGEIAGSMEVSLPSPILGAYVNHRVKPLDFELVKPKKIEFFDYSNTDGQRMYLRSLSFVLYVAMRNIWPEAQLKIDHAISKGYYCEIENLGRPLTDQDVWTLREEMHELIDKDLPISRKRVLTEEAVKIFEQEGLHRKAELFKEYGRIYAPLLCLAERRDFFYGHVLPSTGYLKHFGLEKYYEGLLLRVPNPDSPGELEPVIRQEKLFEIFREHKEWAGILRIEDIAGLNEKVRQKRAGEIIKISEALHEKKIVEIANQIYARRNKVNLVLIAGPSSSGKTTFSKRLGIQLAVVGMRPISISLDDFFVDREHTPRDESGDYDFEALEAIDIAYFNEFLTKLMNGETVERPVFDFHSGERVFKGEMLKLEENSILIIEGIHGLNPGLVPGIDSGRTFKIFISALTQISIDEHTYIPTTDNRLLRRIIRDSKYRGYDARTTIQRWPSVRRGEDTHIFPYQENADVMFNSALIYELGVLKRYAEHLLELVPENAPEYAEAVRLLVFISYFYPISSQEIPPTSVLREFLGGSSFNY
- a CDS encoding MATE family efflux transporter; translation: MNRKILHLALPNIVSNITVPLLGLVDMTLMGHLGSAVYIGAISLGGVIFNFLYWMFAFLRMGTSGFTAQATGRKDWKESELILGRSFALALFFGVMLIILQVPIEWVSFRILGGSEEVKQLASQYFYIRIWAAPATIGLYSLNGWFIGMQNAKVPMTVAIIINVANIIFSVLFVFAFGMKSDGVALGTVLSQYMGLFLSLWFARKKFGAPLSRLSKKQVLDIKALRIFMLVNSDIFIRTLCIIGVFTFFTSKSAGMNNTVLAVNSLLLQFFMFFSFFMDGFAYAGEALAGKYFGAGSKAKLKKVTQLLFLWGTSLAIVFSLIYLFAGNQIVALLTDQASLREAARPFIWWTALVPISGFAAFIWDGIYIGATASKGMRNSMLAATFLLFVPGFLLFKDSMRNDALWLAMILFVFGRGLFQTILAKRAIFNRIT
- a CDS encoding OmpH family outer membrane protein translates to MKNNSTLIHVILALAVIGLYVLYFTGNKKGQSDQATTETQTGNEPVKVAFVKLDSVLVNYDLAKELNDNFKSKQDAYTNEYGQKRINFEKQANAFQEKLKRGGFLTQERAMQERNRLIGMQQDIQKLDNDLSSKLQSMQQEINQQIIDSISNYVKIYNADKKYDLIFSNANLLEGSDQHNITREVITALNKRYHSSKK
- a CDS encoding superoxide dismutase; protein product: MAFELPKLPYALDALEPHISKKTLEFHYGKHHQGYVNKLNGLVPGSPFENADLEEIIKKSEGGIFNNGAQVWNHTFYFFQLSGSPKTAPEGALKSAIERDFGSLEDFKEKFSNAAATLFGSGWAWLVKNADGKLEIVQTANAGNPLRDGKTPLLTCDVWEHAYYLDKQNLRPAYIEEFWKVLDWDVVESRF